The Aspergillus oryzae RIB40 DNA, chromosome 5 genome segment cctctccttccactACAGaggcttcttctgcttcctcgtcTGACTCGTCGACTTCTCAGGCGGAACCAACCACCTCAGCCCAACCCACCACGGCCACGCCTACTCAAAAGACCACCGTCGAACCCACTACCAGTGAGCAGCCCACAACCACCGAGAAGCCAACAACCTCGGAGAAAACCACCGAAAAGCCCACCACCAGTGAGCAGCCTACCACCACCGATAAGCCAACCACCTCCGACAAGACCACTTCTGAGAAGACCACCGAGAagcccaccaccaccgaccAACCCACGCCCACTACCACCGACAAGCCAACCACCTCCGAAAAGACCACCTCGGACAAGACCACCGAGAAGCCCAACACCAGCGCAGATTCCACCAAGGGCCCAACCACCATgcaaaccaccaccaccgccccAGAGCCCACAACCACCGAACAAACAACCAAGCACACAACCCCCTACACCTCCACCTACAAGAGCACCACCACTCTCCCCAACGGCGAGCAAAGCACCATCACCTCCATCACCGTCGTGCACCCCACCGAAACCGACGTCGCCACGCCCACCAGCGCCGCCCCGGGCCTGCAAACTGATAACGCGGCCCCGACTACCGGTCTTACCCGTGAGCTCTTCGTCATGGTCGGTGGTGCTGCCGTCGTGGCCATGGCGCTGTAATCGGGACATTATGTTCTTGAAAATTTGACCTTGTTTCACTTCTGCATAAAATGGcgttttgcttttttttttactctcttCTGAAAATAGTCTACTGTTATGTTGGTATTTTATTTACCCTTTCTAACGCCGGCTTACGATCCTTGCATACTTGGCGTCTTCTTCCGACATGTGTCTCTCCTTTGAAGTTCGGGGTCTAGGGTTTGGTGTTACGAGCGTGGACATGTCTCTCCTTACATCTGGTTCTGTCGAGCGTGTGCATAATTAGATCTCTGTTCTGTATTGCAGATATTGAGCAATCGAGGTATTGGTAGATATGCTGGATTTGTGTTTCTTGACGACTTGCAAATGAAATGGTTCTTCTGGTAcgtagtatatatatatatatgcttgGTCATGATATCGACATAACTAAACGGAGAGAGACAAATAAAATAATCTGAAATTAATCGGTGCCACCCATCTTTCACCAACATTTCCCCGGTTTCACTTCAAACCACTAACATGCAAGAAATCTAAGCCCGCGAAAAAGAAGCGGACTCGGGACCCTGCCAcctctcctcttccgtcCAATACCGCACGATACTCTCCCAAGCCGGGATATCCCCGTCTCTCAACAAGACCGCCACATCCACATTCAACGGACTATCGGGTTCTGGGTTCGTCAGGAGCTGGTGAATCTCCGTCAGGGTTTGCGAGAGCGTATACGCGGGAGTCCAGTGCTCCGTTGTGAGAAGGGTGAGGCAGATTTCGCcggtggtgaaggagatgtTGGGGTGGGAGATTCGGGTGTTGAAGCGGATTGTGGGTGGTGCGTTGGGGTAATTTGGGGGGATTGTTATTGAGAGGGACCACAGGCCACCTGGATTTTGTATCTCATTAGTCGAGGTTCTTTGAACGGGTGGTGAAGCGGGGAGGGCCGGCTGAGGTGGGCTGGAAAGTGGTACCTTCGTATGGAGTTCCCTTTACACCCTTGAGTACTGCCTCCCACTGGAAGAGGTCATCGTTGTCGACGAGTccgaggtggaggaggtgcTCATTCGGGTTGTTTGTGTAGTTTTTCAGTTCGCTGAGGAGGCGTTtgacggtggaggatgaCGCCATGAGGGGTGTTATCTGGAATGTGGATCGCGGACTTGGCGCGCTGAGATGCTTGTTTATTATCGGAGAAATCGGAATGTGAGATTTAATTCAAATAGGTGGGCGTTGCTGTTGTCGGCAGGGACTAAGAGGATTAAAAGCAAGGGGAAGTAAATCGCACGGCAAACTTAGTGGTTACTCACACCGCGACATGAGTTGCGCCGAGGCTTAACAGCCGACCCGTGggtctttcttccccatgCGGTTCTGCGATCGTCCGCTCCGCGTGGAATGCGCTTGGCGACCCAGCCTATCCAACCCCTAAAAATTCCGTCGATCCTTGATTCATGTGAAGGTCACAACATATATTAGCTACATATTCATAAGAGCCCTGTTTATTACACCATGCGAACGTCTCGAGCATCGAAGCAAACTGAGAAAGTTTTGCAGGCGCTTTCACCTCCTGCGCGCCGGCAAACGCGCAGTTCTTCCAATCTAAATGCGCTGCGGAGCTTTGCATATAATGGAAGCTCTAATGGTCATGTTGAACCGAAGTTACCTGcgaatgatgacgatgaaaCATCATCTCTCTCGTCTCTCAACACGgtggatattgaagatataaTGGAGCCCCCGGCGAAACGGCGGAAAAGTAAAGTGGACACTGCGCCACCGCGGAAAATCAACTCTAGAGATTCAACAAGGGTTCCGGAGAAGACGATTGAAAAGGCTGTCAAGACTGAGCCTGTAGCACAGAAAACACGCCGCGCTCCTGCGCGAAAAATtaaagatgaggatggttcATTCAAAGTAGAGCCACCCTCCAATTGGGATACGATATACGCCACTGTCAAAAAGATGCGCGAGGCTAACCCGACGGCTCCGGTTGATACCATGGGGTGTGCCGAATTGTATTGGCGAGCATCATCTCCGCGAGACCGACGATTTCAGACTCTCGTTGCGCTGATGCTGTCTTCTCAAACGAAGGACACCGTCACGGCCGTGGCGATGCAGCGATTGCACACTGAACTTGGGGATGGCGAAGCTCCTCTGATAGAGACTAGTAtgatcaaggaagagccaGACGAAGATACTTTTAAGTTAGAAAAGCCTCTCAGAGACAGTACTTTGAATCTCGAGAATATTCTGGCTGTTTCCCCCGAGCGCCTGAACGAATTGATCGGTAAGGTGGGCTtccacaacaacaagaccaaGTATATCAAGGCCGCGGCTATCATTCTTCGTGATCAGTACCAGAGTGACATTCCATCCACTGCCGAGGAGTTAATGAAGCTCCCCGGAGTAGGTCTGAAGATGGCATATCTCTGTATGAGCGCCGCTTGGGGAAAGCATGAAGGTATTGGAGTTGATGTCCACGTTCATCGCATAACGAACCTCTGGGGCTGGAATAAGACGAAAACACCGGAGGACACTCGCAAGGCACTGGAGTCATGGTTGCCAAAGGATAAATGGCACGAGATCAACAAGCTTCTTGTTGGGCTGGGACAGACGGTCTGCTTACCAGTAGGTAGGAAATGCGGGGATTGTGACCTCGCGGGGACGAAACTATGCAAAAGCGAGATCAGAGGCCTTGTATCTAGCAGGAAGGTTGATGCTAAGGAGGAGAGTGTTGAAGGCGGAGTGGAAGTAAAAATCGAGGGGGAGTGACTGGAGTGCCCCAGGCACGAGCTTCTGGCTCCAACTTGATTTCCCCGTTGGGAACTACGGACCTCCAATTGACTTTTGTTACATGGACAAATATTTCTCGTCTAATATCTTCCtctactcttcctcctcccgtGTAGTCAACATCGCTGCAATTCctactttctcttcctttgtgATGCTCCAGCCAACTTGCCTGCCCATCTATTGAATATCTGATCGCAATTCATAATCAAACTTCATGAACCATTAAGCGCTCCTTACGACGCGACCCTCTACCTACATTCTGATTCACTACGTGTAAGACCCCGCCATCCCTATTCACTATCAAATGCTCGTCCTCATGACTCCCTGGCAACCTGCTGACTGTTGTGCTGTCACAACAATCACAACAGGCCCGAAATGGATACCTTGGATCCCGATGAACAGGCCTTTTGGCAATTGTACAATGAATTAAACCCTCCGAGTTCTTCTATGGAAAACCTCAGCAGGGAGGAATCTCCGTCAACCGATGCATGTTCTTTGTGTGGCCCTTCTACTATGGAGGTCGACATGGGCCCCTCATTCCAGCCGGGTATATCGTTTCTTAGTCTGCCAGAAAATGCCAAGATCAAAATCCTGGAATACGCTGGACTGCTACGCCCTTGTCTGATTGATATCTCTAGCGAGTGTGTCCGAAGGAACCCCAATATTCAACCGTTGTGTAATCGCAGCTCCATGCGTGAGACTCAGGGGTCATGGACTGCATTTGTGGACAGGGGCTGTACTCACCCTAGGCTGCCCACTGCATTGTTCCAGACCTCTCGCGCCGTCCGTGATGAAATTGGATCTATGTTTTTTGGCCTCAACAGATTCAGCGCTATGCTCTACAGAAAGGCAGACTTTTGCCAGTTCCGTGACGCGACACTTTGGGGTATGGAGCACTTGAAATATCTTCATATTGACCTGGGTCCTTGTGACAGACGCTTTCTCAAGCTATATGGGGGTGTCCATCGCACAATCATGAAGATTTGGGTCGCTTTCTGTGATTTGGCTGCCGTGAGGATGCCCTCTCTCACGTACTTCAGCCTGAAGTGCAGGGTTAAGGATCTGGAGGTTGCACACAAGTTGATGTGCGCAATGGatcatttcccttctttggCCCAGTGTGCTATTCATCTCAATCAGTACCAAGAGAATGACATTCGAGCTGTGGTCAAGCGATCCTGCTGGAGGCTAACCAACAACCTTGGAGATAGACCTCCGTTTGGATTCCTTCGCCTCCCAAAAGAGGTCCAACTTCTTATACTCGAGCAACTTCTGATCAACCGCCCTGATCCTTATATCATGGCTTCAGAGTGTCCAAAGGGCCTAGTAACTTTGCAAGACCGCAGACGTCAACGACCGACCATTTATCCCCTCACTTGTTGCGGTACTTGTTCGCCTCTGCGAGCCATGTGCTTCTGCTACGCTCGCCAAACAGCGTTCTCCACCACCTGTTCTTGCTTTACTTCACCCACGCCCTATTTTCTAGTCAGCCGAGGATTCTATGAGGATGCGCGTCGGGTCTTTTTCTCGAAGAACAACTTTGCATTCACGGATGAAGATCCTGAGCTCATCATGAGACTCCTGCATTATATCCCTACGTCGTCCTTCATGCAGATCAGACACCTGACGTTCAAGTTTCCATTGACCTTTCGAAGCCCTGCCAGAACTGCCCACAGAGTGGAGGATGCAGCGTTGCTGTCTTGGTCAGTGTTGCGCCGTTTTATCCGTGAACATTTT includes the following:
- a CDS encoding uncharacterized protein (predicted protein) gives rise to the protein MDTLDPDEQAFWQLYNELNPPSSSMENLSREESPSTDACSLCGPSTMEVDMGPSFQPGISFLSLPENAKIKILEYAGLLRPCLIDISSECVRRNPNIQPLCNRSSMRETQGSWTAFVDRGCTHPRLPTALFQTSRAVRDEIGSMFFGLNRFSAMLYRKADFCQFRDATLWGMEHLKYLHIDLGPCDRRFLKLYGGVHRTIMKIWVAFCDLAAVRMPSLTYFSLKCRVKDLEVAHKLMCAMDHFPSLAQCAIHLNQYQENDIRAVVKRSCWRLTNNLGDRPPFGFLRLPKEVQLLILEQLLINRPDPYIMASECPKGLVTLQDRRRQRPTIYPLTCCGTCSPLRAMCFCYARQTAFSTTCSCFTSPTPYFLVSRGFYEDARRVFFSKNNFAFTDEDPELIMRLLHYIPTSSFMQIRHLTFKFPLTFRSPARTAHRVEDAALLSWSVLRRFIREHFDIPRLSLTIIDLGTKNYGNGATQSRNKYLRKLLKAFADLRGLRDFRVYLADERSYERDAERAVLGFACHGRSKPSHMPFIGQKHLNT
- a CDS encoding putative GPI anchored cell wall protein (Dan4) (predicted protein); this translates as MNRLLKLAFLSLVASSAIATTAPEQVESETNTVADQSDSLHKALHLFEKFSHGVFRSDEDAADALTAEDRELAAHLNLKRDNSSSAVEPSATAVVPSSPTQASSPSSNTEAPSSTTEAPSSHTTEAPSTSSPSTTEASSASSSDSSTSQAEPTTSAQPTTATPTQKTTVEPTTSEQPTTTEKPTTSEKTTEKPTTSEQPTTTDKPTTSDKTTSEKTTEKPTTTDQPTPTTTDKPTTSEKTTSDKTTEKPNTSADSTKGPTTMQTTTTAPEPTTTEQTTKHTTPYTSTYKSTTTLPNGEQSTITSITVVHPTETDVATPTSAAPGLQTDNAAPTTGLTRELFVMVGGAAVVAMAL
- the pex4 gene encoding putative ubiquitin conjugating enzyme (UbcJ) (ubiquitin-protein ligase), giving the protein MASSSTVKRLLSELKNYTNNPNEHLLHLGLVDNDDLFQWEAVLKGVKGTPYEGGLWSLSITIPPNYPNAPPTIRFNTRISHPNISFTTGEICLTLLTTEHWTPAYTLSQTLTEIHQLLTNPEPDSPLNVDVAVLLRDGDIPAWESIVRYWTEEERWQGPESASFSRA
- a CDS encoding endonuclease III domain-containing protein (endonuclease III) translates to MREANPTAPVDTMGCAELYWRASSPRDRRFQTLVALMLSSQTKDTVTAVAMQRLHTELGDGEAPLIETSMIKEEPDEDTFKLEKPLRDSTLNLENILAVSPERLNELIGKVGFHNNKTKYIKAAAIILRDQYQSDIPSTAEELMKLPGVGLKMAYLCMSAAWGKHEGIGVDVHVHRITNLWGWNKTKTPEDTRKALESWLPKDKWHEINKLLVGLGQTVCLPVGRKCGDCDLAGTKLCKSEIRGLVSSRKVDAKEESVEGGVEVKIEGE